In the genome of Bradyrhizobium sp. CB3481, the window CCATAGCCGCGCTGGTCCGGCGCAATCACGCGGATGCCTGCCTCGCTCAGCGCCTTGATCTGGTGACGCCAGGAAAACGCCAGTTCTGGCCAGCCATGGCAAAGGATGACCGGCGGTGTGTCGGACTTGGGTCCTGCTTCATAGAAGCCCATGCGAATTCCGTTCACCTGGGCGAATTGCAGCGGCGGCATTTCAATCATCGGAAAATTCCTACTCGGCGGCGCCCTTGATTTCTGACGGCGGCGGCGCGTAGGCCGCCTCCAGCGCGTCGAACTCGGCCGGCAGCATGTCGCAGAGAACCTGGACATGCGGAATGATGTTGGCGCCGGCGATGAAGCCGAAATCGAGCTGGTCGCGGTAGCTCTGCACGGTGATGTTGAGCGCGATGCCGTGCGTGGAGATCGACACCGGGAAAATGTGCAACAGCTCGGCACCGGCCGCATACAGCGTCTGCCGCGGCCCGGGCACGTTGGAGACCGTGATGTTGGCTGCCGGCGGCAGCACGTCGGACAGGTTGGAGCGGCTGTACAGCAGCGCGAGGATCTGCGTCACGATCGGCGCGCCCAGCATCGAGAGATTGGAGACCTGCGGCATCAGGGCGCGCAGCGGATGCGACATCTCCTTCGACTTGGTCGATTGCGCGATGATGGTCTCGAGCCGCGTCTTGGGGTCGTCGACATTGGTGGCGATCGAGCAGATCATGCCGAACACCTGGTTGTTGGCGTCGGCATTGCCCTCCTCGCGCAGCGAGATCGGCACCGCCGCCGTCAGCGACTTGTTCGGCAGGCCGCCCTGGCTGAGTAGATAGCGGCGGACCACGCCTGAAGAAAGCGCCAGCACGACGTCGTTGAGCTTACCGCCGGATGCTTTCGCCAGCGCCTTGGCACGCGACAGCGAGATCGAGACGCCGGCAAAGCTGCGCTCCGAAGAGATGGTCTTGTTGAGGATGGTCGGCGGCGACGCCATGCTCACGAGGCTATCGCGCGATTTGGGATCGGAAATCTTGCCGACGACGTCGGATAGAGACTTCAGCACCGTCGGCACGCTGGCCGCAAACTTCACCGCAGTTTCAATCTGGAACATGGCGTTGTCGAACAGGATCGAGCCGAGATCGCTCTTGCCGGTGCGCGGCAGTTCGAGGCTCTTCGGCGCGGCCTTGGCGTCGAACGGCTGGGTCCAGAGCTGCTGGTAGGAATCGATCAAATTGGCGGCGATGTCGCGCGGCTCCTGCGCCACCTTGCGCGCCGCCGGCGGGTCCACCTCACGCGGCACCGGCGTGATGTCGTAAATCATGCTGGTGAGCGCGGCGCCCGCGCCGCCGTCGATGCAGGCATGATGCATCTTGGAGTAAAGCCCGACTTCATTGTCCTTCATGCCTTCGAAGACATAGAACTCCCAGAGCGGGCGGGCGCGGTTGAGCAGCTTTGCGTGCATCCAGCCGACGATGCGTTCCAGCGTCGCGCGGTCGCGCGGCTCCGGTAGGCTGGCGCGGAAGATGTGGCGGTCGATGTCGAACTGGTCGTCCTCGACCCAGGAGGGATGATCGATATCGAGCGGCGCCTTCTCCAGGCGCGCTTTCAGGATCGGCGCGATGTGCAGCCGCGAGGCTATCATCGCCTTGAACTCTTCGAAGAAGTTGCCCTTGTAGCCTTCGGGCAGGCGGAAGATCGCCATGCTGCCGACATGCATCGGCATTTCAGGCGTTTCCAGATACAGAAACGACGCGTCGAGCGAAGACAGCTTCTTGGCGTCCGCCATTTTTTCCTCCCGCAGTAGAAAACGCGGCGCCTTGGCGGCGCTTCTGGCGTCTGGAATGTCTTTGTTATTGGAGCATATCCGAAGGCTGCTAGCCATCCCGCATCAATTGCAGGGTGGGACCATTCGGGATCATGCCCTTAAAATCGGGGCGTTGGTTCAGGATTGTGCATTTTCAGGGGGGCCATAGGCAATGGCAAATGGTCCCGATCGGTCAAAATGCTTAAATTCTCCCTCCGCCTGCGCCAGACGGTCGGCTACCGCCCACAAAGCGGCGGGGTTGACGCCGAGCCCGATATGGCTGGCGAAGTATACTTCGATGTTTTCGGCGGTCGCGGAGGGACGCAACAGGCTGGTGTGCCAGTTCACGATACCGTCGGTGCGCGAATAGATCGAAGTCGCCGGCACCGGCAGATCGCCGGCGATCGCCTCAAGGATTTCCGGATGGTCGTCGACGGTTTCTCCTGACAGCGCCTCGTAGAGCCGCGTGGCGTTCGTCGCTCGGATGTCGTTAGCAAACGGGCTCCCGAGCGTGATCACCGAGCGCACCATCTCCGGCACCTGCAGCGCGAGATCTCGCGCATAGACGCCGCCGAGACTCCAGCCGACCAGACTGACCTTGCGACCAGTGGATTCATACGTGCGCCGCAGAAGTTCGCACAACGCGCCGCGCTTGGACGCGACACCGCCGAGATTGCGGCCCATGTTCCAGGCATGGGCATCGTAGCCGAGTTCTTTCAGATAGCGCCGCATCGGCGCCATCGAGATATCGCTGGCGAGAAAGCCCGGCAGCGCCAGCACCGGATGGCCATCGCCCCTCGGCGCGCGGAGCAGCAGCGGCGACAGCAAGAGGCTCGAATTCAATTCGAACAGGCCCCTCGCCTCGGCCAGCATGAGGAAAAGGCTCGGCGGCCGAAGCTTTTGTTCTTCCGTCGCCACCCCGCCCTCCGCGATGGTCACTTACTTCTTGTCCTTCGAACCCATGCCGCCGAGACCGGTCATGGTCACGAACATATCCTGGAACCGCTCGGCGATCTTCGGATCGAACGTGAACCAGCTCTGGATCAGCGACTCCGGCGAGACCTTTTCGATATTGGCCATCACCTGCTGCTGCATCTTGTCCATCACGGCGGTCTGCATCGGCGAGACGTCGGGCAATCCGAAGAACTGCCTGGCCTCCAGCGGCGTGCAATCGATTTCTACGTTAACTTTCATGACCGCTCCTCTTGCTGGCTTCCTTGCAGTATCGCCACGATGACCCTGATTACGCAAGGAAAAGACTTGCGCAAGGAAAAGAGCTGGGCCCCGGTCTCCTCAATTCCCGATATGGTCAACCAAAGCGTTCGGCGGCAAAAGGCCTGACGTCGGCAAACGGGGTTTCACCGGTCATCATTTCCGCCAGCAGGCGGCCGGTGGCGGGCCCGAGCGTCAGGCCGTGGTGCTGGTGGCCGAAATCGAACCACAGCCCGCTGTGGCGCGGGGCCTTGCCGATGACCGGCAACATGTCTGGCAGACAGGGTCGCGCGCCCATCCAGGGCTTGGTGTCGACCGGTCCGCCGAGCGGAAACAGTTTGTGCGCCCGCGGCAGGGCCCGTTCGACCTGGACCGGCGTCGGCGGTGCGTCGCGGTGGGCAAACTCCGCGCCGGTGGTCAGGCGGATGCCGCGGTTCATGGGGGCCAATAGAAAGCCGAGATCGGTGTCCAGCACGGGATGATTGAGAATGGCGTTACCGCGCGGCTTGAGGTGCAGGTGATAGCCGCGCTTGACCTGAAGCGGGATCGCATAACCGAGCGGCCTGAAGATCTGGTCGGACCACGGCCCCATCGCCACGACCACATCCCGCGCCGTGATCGTGCCTTCCAGCGTCGCGACTTTCCACCGGCCGCCGGATTGTTCGAGGGTTCGCCCATCGCCGACCAGATAGCGTCCGCCCTTGCGGCCGAACAGCGCCGCATAAGCCTTGGCCAGCCCGCCGGGATCGGGCACGAACCCCGGTGCCGGAAAATGGATCGCGCCGCTGAATTCGCCGGTCAGATGCGGCTCACGCGCGATCACCGCGGGTCCATCCAGCACCTCACCGGTGACGCCATGCTCGCCGGCGCGCTTGAGATCCTTCAGCGCCTCCGCAAGCGTCGCCTCCGAGCGAAACAGCTTGATCCAGCCGGTCCGCCGCAACAGGTCCGGCACGTTGGCTTCCTCGATCAAGGCCTCATGCTCGATCAGGCTGCGTTGGATCAGCGGCAGTTCGGCCTTTGCACTGTGCAGTGCACGGTCCGGCGATGAGGCGAGGAAATAGCGTGTGAGCCAGGGCAGGAAGGCCGGCAAATCCCTGAAATGGTAGTTGACCTGCGGCGCACGCAGAAACGCGTAGCGCAGGATCTGGCCAACATTGCGCGGAAACATGTAGGGAAAAACCGAGGCGCATTCGATCAACCCGCCATTGCCATAGCTGGTCTCCTCGCCGGCAACCTCGTGCCGGTCGATCAGCACCACGTTCCGGCCACGTTTTTGCAGATGCAGGGCGGCGCTGACGCCGACCATGCCCGCACCGAGGACGAGAACGTCGGCCTTCAGTTCCGCCATCCAACACTCCGAAAGTTCAATGTCACGTGCTCGCGCGCACGCCTTAAGGTGCAACCTAGTCTTTGCCGCACCGCCGCGCAAACTGGCATGCAGTGCGGGATAATGATGCTTGCGCGGCGGCTGGACTCTGGCAACATGGCTCGGCAATATCGGCCGTTAAATTGCTGATCAAAGCGGGAAATCCAACAGATGTCGGTACGTCAGACTTTGCTTGCAGCGGCCACGGCTTCCATTTTTGCCCTGGCAATAGTGCCGGCATCGGCCCAGACCCTGCGCTACGCCAACCAGGGCGATCTCAAATCGCTCGACCCCTACACGCTCAACGAGACCACCACCCACGCCCATCTTGGGCACGCCTATGAGGGTCTAATCGCCCGCGACAAGGACCTGAAGATCGTCCCCGCCCTGGCGGAAAGCTGGGAAACCCCGGAACCGACGCGTTGGCGCTTTCATCTGCGCAAGGGCGTCAAATTCCACAACGGCGACCCCTTCACTGCCGACGATGTCGTGTTCTCCGCGGAGCGCGTTCGTGCCAAGGGCTCGAATCTTCCAACCCGCATTCCGTCCGATGCCAAGGTCGTCAAGGTCGACGACTACACCGTGGACTTCATCCTGACCTCGCCAAATCCCATTCTGCATTCGCAGTGGGACACCTGGTACATCATGGACAAGAAATGGGCCGAGGCGAACAATTCGGTCGCCCCGACTCCAGCAGCAGCCACTTCGCCAAGTTTTGCCTCGCTCAACGCCAACGGCACCGGTCCGTTCATCATCGAGAGCCATCAGCCCGGGGTGAAAACGGTGTTCAAGGCAAACCCGAACTGGTGGCGTAAGCCGGAGCACAATCTAAAAGAGATCGTGTTCACGCCGATCGGCTCCGCCGCCACGCGCGTAGCGGCCTTGCTGTCGGGCGAAGTCGACGTCATCGAGCCAGTTCCGATCCAGGATATCACACGCGTGGATTCCAGCCCCAATGCGCAGGTGCTGAAGGGACCGGAACTTCGCACCATCTTTCTCGGCATGGACACGCTTCGCGACGAATTGCTGTATTCCAACATCAAGGGCAAAAACCCCTTCAAGGACGTTCGCGTTCGCGAGGCATTCTACAAGGCAATCGATA includes:
- a CDS encoding DUF6489 family protein — translated: MKVNVEIDCTPLEARQFFGLPDVSPMQTAVMDKMQQQVMANIEKVSPESLIQSWFTFDPKIAERFQDMFVTMTGLGGMGSKDKK
- a CDS encoding FAD-dependent oxidoreductase, whose protein sequence is MAELKADVLVLGAGMVGVSAALHLQKRGRNVVLIDRHEVAGEETSYGNGGLIECASVFPYMFPRNVGQILRYAFLRAPQVNYHFRDLPAFLPWLTRYFLASSPDRALHSAKAELPLIQRSLIEHEALIEEANVPDLLRRTGWIKLFRSEATLAEALKDLKRAGEHGVTGEVLDGPAVIAREPHLTGEFSGAIHFPAPGFVPDPGGLAKAYAALFGRKGGRYLVGDGRTLEQSGGRWKVATLEGTITARDVVVAMGPWSDQIFRPLGYAIPLQVKRGYHLHLKPRGNAILNHPVLDTDLGFLLAPMNRGIRLTTGAEFAHRDAPPTPVQVERALPRAHKLFPLGGPVDTKPWMGARPCLPDMLPVIGKAPRHSGLWFDFGHQHHGLTLGPATGRLLAEMMTGETPFADVRPFAAERFG
- a CDS encoding wax ester/triacylglycerol synthase family O-acyltransferase → MADAKKLSSLDASFLYLETPEMPMHVGSMAIFRLPEGYKGNFFEEFKAMIASRLHIAPILKARLEKAPLDIDHPSWVEDDQFDIDRHIFRASLPEPRDRATLERIVGWMHAKLLNRARPLWEFYVFEGMKDNEVGLYSKMHHACIDGGAGAALTSMIYDITPVPREVDPPAARKVAQEPRDIAANLIDSYQQLWTQPFDAKAAPKSLELPRTGKSDLGSILFDNAMFQIETAVKFAASVPTVLKSLSDVVGKISDPKSRDSLVSMASPPTILNKTISSERSFAGVSISLSRAKALAKASGGKLNDVVLALSSGVVRRYLLSQGGLPNKSLTAAVPISLREEGNADANNQVFGMICSIATNVDDPKTRLETIIAQSTKSKEMSHPLRALMPQVSNLSMLGAPIVTQILALLYSRSNLSDVLPPAANITVSNVPGPRQTLYAAGAELLHIFPVSISTHGIALNITVQSYRDQLDFGFIAGANIIPHVQVLCDMLPAEFDALEAAYAPPPSEIKGAAE
- a CDS encoding ABC transporter substrate-binding protein, producing MSVRQTLLAAATASIFALAIVPASAQTLRYANQGDLKSLDPYTLNETTTHAHLGHAYEGLIARDKDLKIVPALAESWETPEPTRWRFHLRKGVKFHNGDPFTADDVVFSAERVRAKGSNLPTRIPSDAKVVKVDDYTVDFILTSPNPILHSQWDTWYIMDKKWAEANNSVAPTPAAATSPSFASLNANGTGPFIIESHQPGVKTVFKANPNWWRKPEHNLKEIVFTPIGSAATRVAALLSGEVDVIEPVPIQDITRVDSSPNAQVLKGPELRTIFLGMDTLRDELLYSNIKGKNPFKDVRVREAFYKAIDIELIKTRVMRGLSTPSALMIAPQLFALSKDFTRPKFDPDGAKKLLAEAGYPDGFEVSLDCPNDRYVNDAPICQAVVSMLARIGVKVDLLAQPKAQYFAKVLKSGGYQTSFFLLGWTPGTLDSHNVLYDVIGCRDDPKSSRGENNLSGYCNKEIDALTDKILQEPDTAKRDQMIKSAYQILDKDFGYIPLHQQALAWGVSKKVKLTQRADNQVLLYWATKQD
- a CDS encoding alpha/beta hydrolase — translated: MLAEARGLFELNSSLLLSPLLLRAPRGDGHPVLALPGFLASDISMAPMRRYLKELGYDAHAWNMGRNLGGVASKRGALCELLRRTYESTGRKVSLVGWSLGGVYARDLALQVPEMVRSVITLGSPFANDIRATNATRLYEALSGETVDDHPEILEAIAGDLPVPATSIYSRTDGIVNWHTSLLRPSATAENIEVYFASHIGLGVNPAALWAVADRLAQAEGEFKHFDRSGPFAIAYGPPENAQS